In the Setaria italica strain Yugu1 chromosome VI, Setaria_italica_v2.0, whole genome shotgun sequence genome, one interval contains:
- the LOC101778444 gene encoding double-stranded RNA-binding protein 4, translating into MLGNKRLAKVLIPTASEMAATATATTTAMEGIEATAAATTTEAAAGQSAAIPEKYMHKNRLQEFAVRTQKKLPIYNVEREGEYHHPKFRCTVEVGGQKFSSTGSFSRKKEAEQDAARVAYEILAPIEEGDVNKEVFGLIDQDVVFCKSILYEFAVKTKTARPSYSEDCLKEPFTMFVGSVVFDGNTYTGESASNKKDAQQNAARAVIKSILATGNSCMSGIIRSKKHLITAIKSSESTPTAFTPIKFTRAVTYAAYGGPDHVAPASQDESSSLGVQEHSIVPAVGTSANPSAKAVSGSKKRKGRVGGADVNGTMVAKEH; encoded by the exons ATGCTGGGAAACAAGAGACTCGCGAAGGTACTCATCCCCACCGCCAGCGAGATGGCGGCTACCgcgaccgccaccaccaccgcgatGGAGGGCATCGAGGCGaccgcggccgccaccaccacagaggccgccgccggccagtcTGCAGCCATCCCCG AGAAATATATGCATAAAAACCGCTTGCAAGAGTTTGCTGTGCGAACACAAAAGAAACTGCCGATCTACAACGTTGAGCGTGAAGGCGAGTATCATCATCCTAAGTTCAGATGCACAGTGGAAGTGGGTGGTCAGAAGTTTTCATCAACTGGTAGTTTCAGTCGTAAGaaggaagcagagcaggatgCTGCCAGAGTGGCTTATGAGATCTTGGCACCAATTGAAGAGGGTGATGTTAATAAAGAGGTGTTTGGGCTGATTGATCAG GATGTGGTGTTCTGCAAATCAATTCTTTATGAATTTGCTGTCAAGACAAAAACCGCTCGGCCCTCATACTCTGAAGATTGTCTCAAAGAGCCCTTCACCATGTTTGTTGGATCTGTGGTGTTTGATGGGAATACCTATACTGGTGAATCTGCATCCAACAAGAAGGATGCACAGCAGAATGCAGCTCGTGCTGTGATCAAGTCAATATTAG CTACAGGTAACTCTTGTATGAGTGGAATCATTAGGTCAAAGAAACATCTTATCACTGCCATCAAATCTTCTGAAAGCACCCCAACTGCTTTTACTCCTATAAAGTTTACACGCGCTGTTACATATGCAGCATATG GCGGACCAGATCATGTAGCACCTGCGTCACAAGATGAATCTTCCTCATTAGGtgttcaagaacacagcattgTACCAGCAGTTGGGACATCCGCCAATCCATCTGCAAAAGCTGTAAGTGGTTCAAAGAAGCGCAAGGGCAGAGTTGGAGGAGCAGATGTCAATGGAACAATGGTTGCCAAGGAGCATTAA